The genomic region TTATTAATATATTCTTTTAAACTTTGCATATCTTCTTTTTTTATAATATTTCCAGAACTAATAAAGTATTTATGATCGCTTTTTCCTATCAATAATATAGATTCTAAAAAAACGTGATTTTTTTCTTCTGCAGTTAAAATTCTTTCATAATTTTTTATATTTTGACTTTGTTCTATAAATACAGAAAAAACATTGTTTGAGGGGGTATTAAGATTTTTATCATTCTTCATATATTCTCTTAATGCTCTCCCGATTTCTTCGATTATCCCCTGAGAAAAAGGTCCAATAAAAGACATTATAACATTACTTTCTGTAATTTTCTTTTTCAGTTCAAGAATTATTTTCGGATACAAAATAATTCCCCCCTTTGAAATTATTTTAATTTAAAACCAATAATAGTAATATCATCTCTTTGGTCTTCTCCAGCCATATATTTATTAATACATTCTTCAAAATTCTTTTTTTGTATAGTCATCGGTTCTCCAGAAACTTTTTTTATTAAATTAATAAAATTCTTTCTACCGAATCTCTTTCCTTCGGGATTATTTTGATCTTCATATCCATCAGAAGACATATAAAAAGTCATATTTTCTTTTATTTCAATAATATGTTCTTTAAAGATATAATCATCTTTAGAGCGTTTATATCCAATTCCTTTATTATCTGCTTTAATTCTAATGACTTCATCATTGTGTGCATAATATAAAGAAATTCCAGCACCGCTATAAACAAGCTCACTTTTATCTGACGAAATATAACATAATCCAATTTCTAAACCATCATCAATTCTATAATCAGTACTATTTGAATTTATGGTTTTTTTAAATAATCCATTTAATTCACTTAATATTTTTGAAGGTTCTTTAATATTAGTATCGTCTATAATTCTATTTAATAAAGAATTTGCTGTCATTGTCATTAAAGCTCCCGGTACACCATGCCCAGTGCAATCAACTACAGCAATGTAAAAAGAACCATCTTCTTTT from Marinitoga aeolica harbors:
- a CDS encoding SiaB family protein kinase, translated to MYPKIILELKKKITESNVIMSFIGPFSQGIIEEIGRALREYMKNDKNLNTPSNNVFSVFIEQSQNIKNYERILTAEEKNHVFLESILLIGKSDHKYFISSGNIIKKEDMQSLKEYINKINSLSKDEIKLLYKKRLKETFKSKTGGAGLGFLEMAKRASEKFEYDFIKLDEKYYYFILIIKV